A stretch of Lathyrus oleraceus cultivar Zhongwan6 chromosome 6, CAAS_Psat_ZW6_1.0, whole genome shotgun sequence DNA encodes these proteins:
- the LOC127097344 gene encoding heat stress transcription factor A-6b, protein MNMNPHHGGVKDGFVGGSSSFCMVDGPQPMEGLHENGPPPFLTKTYDIVDDPSTNHIVSWSIGNNSFVVLDPQAFSVSLLPRFFKHNNFSSFVRQLNTYGFKKVDPDKWEFANEMFLRGQKILLKNIRRRRANKSQAMQQQALDPSCVEVGRFGLDGIEVDRLRRDRHVLMVELMKLKQQQQNTRTHLEAMEGRVKRNEQKQKQMMHFLARAMQNPNFLQQLVQKKEWRKELGEMISMKRRRSIDQGGPSDVGVGDELGYDAEDCLTCVKVEQHFEEDTNLINQVEIRDKEIDIEVFWKDWFNEGNVEDKDVVDVGDVDVLVEQLGYLASSHK, encoded by the exons ATGAACATGAATCCTCATCATGGTGGAGTGAAGGATGGATTTGTAGGAGGAAGTTCTTCCTTTTGTATGGTTGATGGTCCTCAACCAATGGAAGGACTTCATGAAAATGGTCCTCCACCATTTCTCACAAAAACATATGATATAGTTGATGATCCTTCCACAAATCATATAGTTTCATGGAGCATAGGTAACAACAGCTTTGTTGTGTTGGATCCTCAGGCCTTTTCTGTTAGTCTTCTTCCAAGATTCTTCAAACACAACAATTTCTCTAGTTTTGTCAGGCAACTTAACACATAT GGATTTAAAAAGGTTGATCCAGATAAATGGGAATTTGCCAATGAGATGTTTCTAAGAGGACAAAAAATTCTTTTGAAGAACATTAGAAGGAGAAGAGCAAATAAATCacaagcaatgcaacaacaaGCTCTAGACCCTTCTTGTGTTGAGGTAGGAAGGTTTGGATTAGACGGAATCGAAGTCGATCGGTTACGGCGTGACAGGCATGTTCTAATGGTTGAGTTGATGAAACTCAAACAACAGCAACAGAATACTAGAACTCACCTTGAAGCAATGGAAGGAAGGGTTAAAAGGAACGAACAGAAACAAAAACAGATGATGCATTTCTTGGCAAGAGCCATGCAAAATCCTAATTTCTTGCAACAGTTAGTTCAGAAGAAGGAATGGAGAAAAGAGTTAGGGGAAATGATTTCTATGAAGAGAAGAAGATCTATTGATCAAGGTGGGCCTAGTGATGTTGGAGTTGGGGATGAGTTAGGATATGATGCTGAAGATTGCTTAACTTGTGTTAAAGTTGAACAACATTTTGAGGAGGATACTAATCTGATTAATCAAGTTGAAATTAGAGATAAAGAGATTGATATTGAAGTGTTTTGGAAAGATTGGTTTAATGAAGGTAATGTTGAAGATAAAGATGTAGTAGATGTTGGAGATGTTGATGTATTGGTTGAGCAACTTGGTTATCTTGCTTCTAGTCATAAATAG